A single region of the Salvia miltiorrhiza cultivar Shanhuang (shh) chromosome 8, IMPLAD_Smil_shh, whole genome shotgun sequence genome encodes:
- the LOC131001262 gene encoding uncharacterized protein LOC131001262 codes for MPRSSRTGVLVFDPEIEKTARKLKKQAKEWKKRSNSAPPSLEDQEEIEDPMGNRNNRDEENDREIVDPRQEPPQLIRELGRHRSNRPLCIVLPAINGNAEIRPGFIQVLPKFGDLPGESAHKHLTEFDLVCSTLRPHGFTENNLRLLTFSHTLQGRARDWLFDLPPGSIRTWGDLEEQFLRKFFPESRAANLRMAISSIKQKKAESLADYWERFQQLCRKCPDHGFYDYQLLTNYFYRGMSSFDRKIVDAACGGSLTNKTLDEAKQLIVDMVSNGQQYEDEDDDRYRPVQKVEDSNMNERIDALTSLVRGLADNNTEQACMGSADEQEMNAQRQRRNDPFSNTYNPGWRNHPNFRWRQQEPRMYAPNPPQAGQYAHTARPAPSSAPNMSDIMKSLAQSSEIVKNLVQSQQAFQHETQAALSNMGTQITQLATQVNKLQANQGRLPSVTEMNPKENASAVTTRSGRILVEPQPKQQDKEEKLDEAKDNAISEKSPESTEPSSSKVSGKPKVSIPQSLIAPPFPSRLAQNKRIEEEKDILEIFKKVEINLPLLDAIKQVPRYAKFLKELCSKKMKFGNDAKIRVSENVSAVLQRKLPQKCRDPGMFTIPCIIGNKTVERAMLDLGASINVMPYSVYKDLQLGPLKDTRVIIQLADRSTAYPEGVVEDVLVKVNDLIFPVDFYIVDMDDSASAKQSLILLGRPFMKTAKAKIDVDSGMLSLEFDGDIVTFNIFEAMKHVEDPESVFMIDVIDPLVEEFVKNFREDELE; via the exons atgccCCGTTCTTCTCGTACAGGCGTATTAGTTTTTGATCCAGAAATCGAGAAGACCGCACGAAAGTTGAAGAAGCAAGCTAAGGAGTGGAAAAAGAGATCCAATTCTGCTCCACCGAGTCTTGAGGATCAAGAAGAAATTGAAGATCCAATGGGTAACCGTAATAATAGGGATGAGGAGAACGATAGAGAGATCGTTGATCCTCGACAGGAACCACCTCAACTGATCAGAGAGTTAGGCCGTCATAGAAGCAATCGCCCTTTGTGCATTGTCCTTCCTGCCATTAATGGCAACGCTGAAATACGGCCTGGTTTCATTCAAGTGCTACCCAAATTCGGTGATTTACCTGGAGAGAGTGCACACAAGCATCTGACTGAATTTGATCTAGTTTGCTCAACTCTACGCCCTCATGGTTTtactgaaaataatttgaggctaTTGACTTTTTCTCATACTTTGCAGGGTAGAGCGAGAGATTGGCTTTTTGATCTTCCTCCTGGTTCGATTAGAACTTGGGGAGATTTAGAAGAACAATTCTTGCGAAAATTCTTTCCTGAGTCCAGAGCTGCAAATTTGAGAATGGCCATTAGCAGCATTAAACAGAAGAAGGCGGAGAGTTTAGCCGattattgggagagattccaacagCTGTGTCGCAAGTGTCCTGATCATGGATTTTATGACTACCAATTGCTTACTAACTATTTTTATCGtggtatgtcttcttttgataggaAAATTGTTGACGCTGCTTGTGGTGGAAGCTTGACCAATAAAACTTTGGACGAAGCAAAGCAACTCATCGTTGACATGGTTTCAAATGGCCAAcaatatgaggatgaggatgatgatcgtTATAGGCCAGTGCAGAAAGTAGAAGATTCCAACATGAACGAGAGAATTGATGCTCTCACCTCTTTAGTTAGAGGACTTGCT GATAATAATACTGAGCAAGCGTGCATGGGATCCGCTGATGAGCAAGAGATGAACGCACAAAGGCAAAGGCGAAACGACCCTTTTTCCAACACCTACAATCCAGGGTGGAGAAATCACCCAAATTTTAGGTGGAGACAGCAGGAACCAAGGATGTACGCGCCGAATCCGCCTCAGGCTGGACAGTATGCCCATACCGCACGTCCTGCACCGAGTTCTGCACCCAATATGAGCGATATCATGAAGAGCCTCGCCCAGAGCAGTGAAATTGTGAAGAATTTGGTGCAAAGTCAGCAGGCATTCCAGCATGAAACTCAGGCAGCGTTGAGTAATATGGGCACACAAATCACGCAGTTAGCCACTCAGGTGAACAAGCTGCAGGCGAATCAAGGCCGACTTCCTTCTGTCACGGAGATGAATCCCAAGGAAAATGCAAGTGCTGTAACTACAAGAAGTGGGAGAATTCTAGTTGAGCCACAACCTAAGCAGCAGGACAAAGAAGAAAAGCTCGATGAAGCCAAGGACAATGCAATTAGTGAGAAGTCACCAGAATCCACCGAGCCTAGCTCTTCTAAGGTAAGTGGAAAACCTAAGGTTTCAATTCCTCAATCATTGATtgcaccaccttttccttcTAGGTTGGCTCAGAACaagagaattgaagaagagaaggatATTCTAGAAATCTTCAAAAAGGTAGAAATAAACTTGCCCTTGCTTGATGCAATTAAGCAAGTTCCCAGGTACGCAAAGTTTTTAAAAGAGTTATGCTCTAAGAAAATGAAGTTTGGGAATGATGCGAAAATTCGAGTGAGTGAGAATGTTTCTGCTGTTCTTCAAAGAAAATTGCCCCAAAAGTGTCGAGATCCTGGTatgttcaccattccatgcATTATAGGTAATAAGACTGTTGAGAGAGCCATGTTAGATTTAGGAGCgtccataaatgtcatgccttatTCTGTGTATAAGGATTTGCAATTAGGACCTTTGAAAGACACTCGTGTTATCATTCAGTTAGCTGATAGGTCTACTGCATATCCCGAAGGTGTTGTTGAGGATGTCCTTGTCAAGGtcaatgatttgatttttcctgtgGATTTTTATATTGTTGATATGGATGATTCTGCCTCTGCTAAGCAATCTTTGATTCTTTTAGGGAGACCATTCATGAAAACTGCTAAGGCAAAAATTGATGTGGATAGTGGAATGCTTAGCCTTGAATTTGATGGAGATATTgtcacatttaatatttttgaggcTATGAAGCATGTTGAGGATCCTGAATCTGTGTTCATGATTGATGTTATTGACCCTTTGGTTGAGGAATTTGTTAAGAATTTCAGGGAGGATGAGCTTGAGTAG
- the LOC131001264 gene encoding probable leucine-rich repeat receptor-like protein kinase At2g33170, producing the protein MLNWRRGLFWGFIMIVISPSNALSEDGIHLIELKKSMIDPFNFLQSWNPNDQTPCDWLGVNCTTDSNPVVWSLDLSFRNLSGTLSSWIGNLVHLTFLDLSFNGFRGRIPKEIGICSSLEVLILNDNQLDGEIPPELGNLSHLAYLNLCNNMISGPIPDEFGKLTSLVQFVAYTNNLTGPLPRAFGNLKNLRVFRAGQNAISESLPAEIGYCESLVVLGLAQNQLTGSLPKELGLLQRLTDLILWGNQFSGFIPKELGNCTSLETLALYQNTLVGEIPPEIGNIKYLKRLYLYRNSLNGSIPREIGNLSFGLEIDFSENYLSGEIPIELTQIKTLYLLYLFQNELTGVIPPELSTLRNLTKLDLSINNLTGPIPYGFQYLPRMSQLQLFDNNLSGSIPQRLGLYSRLWVVDFSDNHLTGRIPPHICQHSNLILLNLEANDLYGNIPSGVINCTSLVQLRVSGNRLSGSFPSDICRLTNLSAVDLAQNRFSGPIPQGIGSCQKLQRLDLSGNYFTADLPIEIGNLSQLAVFNVSSNFFTGQTPREILKCKALLKLDLSENSFSGTIPKELGMLSQLERLILSQNMFSGSIPAELGNLSHLTELQMGGNLLSGSIPNELGNLASLQIAMNLSYNNLSGPIPPELGNLILLEYLLLNNNDLSGEIPSTFANLSSLLGCNFSNNELSGPLPPVQVFQNMSVTSFAGNRGLCGGPLGNCSGSTPSDTDPPLVGSMDAPRGKIITIVAAVIGGVSLVLIVVILYVMRCHPVDKAPSSQDKDVQSVDSDIYFPPKEGFTFQDLVEATNNFNEAFVIGRGAVGTVYKAVLPSAQVIAVKKLASNREGNSIENSFRAEISTLGKIRHRNIVKLYGFCYYQGSNLLLYEYMARGSLGELLHGSLCQLDWQTRFMVALGAGEGLAYLHHDCRPRIIHRDIKSNNILLDDKFEAHVGDFGLAKVIDMPQSKSMSAVAGSYGYIAPEYAYTMKVTEKCDIYSYGVVLLELLTGKTPVQPLEEGGDLVTWVRNYIRSHALSPEILDARLNLKDSVTVNHMITLLKIALLCTSMSPFDRPSMREVVIMLIASNDPPHSH; encoded by the exons ATGTTGAATTGGAGGAGAGGCCTCTTTTGGGGATTCATAATGATAGTGATTTCTCCTTCTAACGCATTGAGTGAGGATGGAATCCACCTTATAGAGTTGAAGAAAAGCATGATTGATCCCTTCAATTTCCTCCAAAGTTGGAATCCAAATGATCAAACCCCCTGTGATTGGCTAGGTGTGAACTGCACAACAGATTCCAATCCGGTCGTTTGGTCCCTTGATCTCAGCTTCCGGAATCTTTCCGGGACTCTGAGCTCATGGATTGGTAATCTGGTGCATCTCACTTTTCTTGATCTCTCCTTCAATGGATTCAGGGGTAGGATTCCTAAAGAGATTGGAATCTGTTCCAGTTTGGAAGTCCTCATCTTGAACGACAATCAGCTCGATGGCGAAATCCCACCTGAGTTAGGCAATCTCTCCCATTTGGCATACCTGAATTTGTGCAATAACATGATATCTGGTCCTATCCCAGATGAATTTGGCAAACTAACCTCTCTTGTCCAGTTTGTTGCCTACACGAACAACCTCACGGGCCCCCTGCCTCGTGCCTTTGGTAATTTGAAGAACCTCAGAGTCTTTCGTGCAGGGCAGAACGCGATTTCTGAGAGCTTACCAGCCGAGATAGGCTATTGTGAGAGCCTCGTGGTTCTTGGTCTTGCCCAGAACCAACTCACGGGCAGCCTACCTAAAGAGCTCGGCTTGTTGCAGAGGCTAACTGATCTGATTCTATGGGGTAATCAGTTCTCGGGGTTTATTCCAAAGGAGCTTGGAAACTGCACGAGCCTTGAGACGCTCGCGTTGTACCAGAACACGCTCGTGGGAGAGATTCCTCCCGAGATTGGCAACATCAAGTATCTCAAAAGGTTGTATCTCTACAGAAACAGTTTGAATGGAAGTATTCCAAGGGAGATTGGGAATCTTAGTTTTGGCCTAGAAATCGATTTCTCAGAGAATTATTTGTCTGGTGAGATTCCTATCGAGTTAACTCAAATAAAGACACTGTATTTACTCTACTTGTTTCAAAATGAGCTCACTGGTGTGATCCCACCGGAGCTCAGCACGTTGAGGAACCTCACCAAGTTGGACTTGTCGATTAACAACCTAACCGGCCCTATCCCATACGGCTTCCAATACCTGCCTCGAATGAGCCAGTTGCAGCTCTTTGATAACAACTTGAGTGGAAGCATACCTCAGCGTCTTGGCCTGTATAGCCGGCTTTGGGTGGTTGATTTCTCGGATAACCACCTCACCGGTAGAATCCCGCCTCACATTTGCCAGCATTCCAACTTGATACTGCTGAATCTCGAGGCCAATGACTTGTATGGGAACATTCCTTCCGGTGTCATCAACTGCACCTCGTTGGTGCAGCTCCGTGTCAGTGGGAACAGGCTGTCCGGGAGCTTCCCTTCCGATATATGCAGATTGACGAACCTCTCTGCTGTTGATCTCGCCCAGAATAGGTTCAGCGGGCCGATCCCTCAAGGGATAGGCAGCTGCCAGAAACTGCAGAGACTAGATCTCTCGGGCAATTACTTCACTGCTGATCTGCCTATAGAGATAGGCAATCTGTCGCAGCTCGCGGTGTTCAACGTCTCCTCCAACTTCTTCACTGGACAGACGCCAAGAGAGATTCTCAAATGCAAGGCTCTGCTGAAGCTTGATCTCAGTGAGAATAGCTTCAGTGGCACCATACCCAAGGAGCTGGGGATGCTCTCTCAGCTCGAACGTCTCATCTTATCGCAGAATATGTTTTCGGGAAGCATACCGGCTGAATTAGGCAATctctcccatttgactgagttaCAAATGGGTGGAAATTTGTTATCTGGTAGCATACCTAATGAGTTAGGCAATCTTGCTAGCTTGCAGATTGCGATGAATCTGAGTTACAACAACTTGTCCGGGCCAATCCCGCCCGAGCTTGGAAATCTCATCTTGTTGGAGTATTTACTACTCAACAACAATGACTTGAGCGGTGAGATCCCAAGCACGTTTGCGAATCTTTCTAGCCTGCTCGGATGCAACTTCTCGAACAATGAGCTATCCGGGCCGCTGCCCCCCGTGCAGGTGTTCCAGAATATGAGCGTGACTAGCTTTGCTGGAAACAGAGGTCTGTGTGGAGGGCCTCTCGGTAACTGCAGTGGCTCGACACCTTCTGACACGGATCCTCCGCTGGTAGGAAGCATGGATGCTCCTCGAGGGAAGATCATCACCATAGTTGCTGCCGTGATTGGTGGAGTCTCTCTTGTTCTGATTGTGGTTATTTTATACGTGATGAGATGCCATCCCGTTGATAAGGCCCCTTCGTCTCAGGATAAGGACGTACAATCCGTGGATTCTGATATATACTTCCCTCCCAAGGAAGGGTTCACGTTTCAGGACCTGGTGGAGGCGACCAACAACTTCAACGAGGCGTTTGTGATCGGGAGGGGAGCAGTGGGGACAGTTTACAAGGCGGTGCTGCCCTCTGCTCAAGTGATCGCAGTGAAGAAGCTAGCATCCAATAGAGAGGGTAACAGCATTGAGAACAGCTTCCGAGCTGAGATTTCGACTCTAGGGAAGATTAGGCATCGGAATATTGTGAAGCTTTACGGCTTCTGCTATTACCAAGGCTCCAATCTGCTTCTGTACGAGTACATGGCACGAGGCAGCTTGGGCGAATTGCTTCACGGATCGTTGTGCCAGCTGGACTGGCAGACGAGGTTCATGGTTGCTCTAGGGGCCGGTGAAGGCCTGGCTTACTTGCATCACGATTGCAGGCCTCGGATCATCCACCGTGACATCAAGTCCAACAACATACTTCTGGATGACAAGTTTGAGGCGCATGTTGGTGATTTCGGTTTGGCCAAAGTGATCGACATGCCTCAGTCCAAGTCGATGTCCGCGGTTGCTGGATCGTATGGCTACATAGCCCCCG AATACGCCTACACTATGAAGGTCACGGAGAAATGCGACATATACAGCTATGGAGTAGTTCTGCTGGAGCTGCTGACGGGTAAAACTCCGGTGCAGCCCCTCGAGGAAGGAGGCGATCTGGTGACATGGGTGCGGAATTACATCCGAAGCCATGCTCTGTCGCCGGAGATACTGGATGCTCGTTTGAATCTCAAAGACTCCGTCACCGTCAACCACATGATCACCCTGCTCAAGATCGCGCTCCTCTGCACCAGCATGTCGCCCTTTGATCGCCCATCCATGAGGGAGGTCGTCATCATGCTCATCGCCTCCAACGATCCGCCTCACTCCCACTGA